Proteins encoded within one genomic window of Lysinibacillus sphaericus:
- a CDS encoding MBL fold metallo-hydrolase: MYKLEKSIEIEQHGNVQCAHGKVAVQGIGMSVYSFYVDGLLIDTGSNSLAEEFQSFFRELSVEQVALTHAHEDHSGNAAWIQQQQKIPIYVHRESIANCAEDGNYPFYRQALWGQRPAFIAQPFGDTLETKSATWDIITTPGHTTDHLSFYNRATGAMFTGDLYIQTKTKVVLDEENIVHTLASLKKLLHFDFEQVYCCHAGFLADGRAKISEKIAYLEDLEGEVRKLYSQGYTDDAITKAIFRREYPITKVSGEQWSSKHIITAFTKQFKQES, translated from the coding sequence AACAACACGGTAACGTGCAATGTGCACATGGTAAAGTAGCTGTTCAAGGTATAGGAATGAGTGTCTATAGCTTTTATGTGGATGGACTCCTGATTGATACAGGTTCTAATTCGCTTGCAGAGGAGTTTCAATCTTTTTTTCGCGAGCTGTCGGTTGAACAAGTTGCGTTGACTCATGCACATGAAGACCATTCGGGCAATGCTGCTTGGATTCAGCAACAACAAAAGATCCCGATTTACGTTCATCGTGAGTCCATTGCGAATTGTGCGGAAGACGGAAACTATCCATTCTATCGTCAGGCGCTCTGGGGACAGCGACCAGCATTTATTGCACAGCCATTTGGAGACACACTTGAAACGAAATCTGCCACTTGGGACATTATTACGACACCAGGACATACAACAGATCATTTGTCGTTTTACAATCGGGCAACAGGTGCCATGTTTACAGGAGATTTATATATTCAAACGAAGACAAAGGTTGTGCTCGATGAGGAAAACATCGTACATACTTTGGCATCGTTAAAGAAACTATTACATTTTGACTTTGAGCAGGTCTATTGTTGCCATGCAGGTTTTCTTGCGGATGGTCGGGCGAAAATAAGCGAAAAAATTGCTTATTTAGAGGACTTGGAGGGAGAGGTGCGAAAGCTCTATTCCCAAGGCTACACAGACGATGCCATAACGAAAGCCATTTTTCGCCGAGAGTACCCAATCACCAAGGTGTCGGGGGAGCAATGGTCATCCAAACATATTATTACCGCTTTTACTAAGCAATTTAAGCAAGAGTCTTAA